A region of Methanomicrobium sp. W14 DNA encodes the following proteins:
- a CDS encoding AAA family ATPase → MKDFFLFAGPNGSGKSTIIKPFIDNNSIVYLNADYCARADPVISKMPDGPEKLKKAQAETERLLKEMISEELTFAWETVFSHKSRLGIMEYAKKEGYKIHLTYITTKNPDINVARVHQRVLEGGHDVPEDKIRGRYNRSVAFLPEMVQIADEVLVYDNSYENVDPKLLFQKFIQTEEGVEPEMVVWKTEDTEVNDWVIKYLSGPLMNKGISVKCYKEI, encoded by the coding sequence ATGAAAGATTTTTTTCTTTTTGCCGGGCCAAATGGTTCCGGAAAATCTACAATAATTAAGCCTTTTATTGACAATAACAGTATTGTATATTTAAATGCAGATTATTGCGCACGTGCAGATCCCGTGATTTCCAAGATGCCCGACGGTCCGGAAAAGTTAAAAAAAGCACAGGCTGAGACCGAAAGACTACTTAAAGAAATGATCTCGGAGGAACTGACTTTTGCATGGGAGACGGTATTTTCCCATAAAAGCCGTCTGGGTATTATGGAATATGCAAAAAAAGAAGGTTACAAGATTCATCTGACTTATATTACAACTAAAAATCCTGATATTAATGTTGCCCGTGTTCACCAGCGTGTTTTAGAGGGAGGCCATGATGTGCCGGAGGACAAGATCCGGGGAAGATATAATCGCTCCGTTGCTTTTCTGCCTGAAATGGTTCAGATAGCAGATGAAGTATTAGTATATGATAATTCCTACGAGAATGTTGATCCTAAGCTTTTATTCCAGAAATTTATTCAGACTGAAGAAGGTGTTGAACCTGAGATGGTGGTCTGGAAGACTGAAGATACAGAGGTCAACGACTGGGTCATAAAATATTTGTCCGGGCCGCTTATGAACAAGGGTATTTCTGTTAAATGCTACAAAGAGATTTAA